Proteins from a single region of Ziziphus jujuba cultivar Dongzao chromosome 1, ASM3175591v1:
- the LOC107407746 gene encoding protein REDUCED CHLOROPLAST COVERAGE 3 isoform X1: MAPKSGRGKTNRAKGEKKKKEEKVVPSVIDITVITPYETQVILKGISTDKILDVKKLLAVNVDTCHLTNYSLSHEVKGQRLNDRVEVATLKPCVLKMVEEDYIEEAQVVAHVRRLLDLVACTTKFAKPKRSPSTPDSKTKKSNSRPTTQQTRNSGPQQKAPDGGDVNSRLPQPEAGVSAISESLGMAPIHPTPKLSDFYDFFSFSHLSPPILHFKRCEDVEERRDADYFQMKIKICNGKQIQVVASVKGFYTVGKQFLHSHSLVDLLQQLSQAFANAYESLMKAFIEHNKFGNLPYGFRANTWLALPPVIDSPSNFPSLPTEDENWGGNGGGQGRNDEYDHQPWATDFAILASLPCKTEEERVVRDRKAFLVHSKFVDVSILKAAAAIRRFIDSNLKAKVTNNLSPRSVLHKDLVGDLSIVIKHDAVDASSKSDDKVNDELSAVSAKECIKKSLLKGLTADESVNVRDTSSLGVVNVRHCGYNATVKVVGNVKRRKLEGQDIEIDDQPDGGANSLNLNSLRVLLHKFNAESPIGSPPDLDSLEASRCLVRGVIKESLKKLEDKPDIPERSIRWELGSCWVQHLQKQDTETENNSKNPGNDNDAELAVKGLGKKFKLLKKREKKTGDQSNTCNMEELDVSSSSHEGLVKEELNNAEEFSSEADLKELISEDAFLRLKETGTNLHLKSADELIKLAHKYYDEVALPKLVTDFGSLELSPVDGRTLTDFMHLRGLKMRSLGRVADLAEKLPHIQSLCIHEMVTRAFKHILRAVIASVDSFSDIPAAIAASLNFLLGHHGIRNTDQNLNDDHALKFQWLEKFLSRRFGWTLKDEFPYMRKFSILRGLCHKVGLELVPRDYDVESPKPFRKYDIIGLIPVCKYVSCSSADGRNLLESSKIALDKGKLEDAVNYGTKALAKMIAVCGPYHRATASAYSLLAVVLYHTGDFNQATIYQQKALDINERELGLDHPDTMKSYGDLSVFYYRLQHIELALKYVNRALYLLHFTCGLSHPNTAATYINVAMMEEGMGNVHVALRYLHEALKCNQRLLGSDHIQTAASYHAIAIALSLMEAYSLSVQHEQTTLKILQAKLGPEDLRTQDAAAWLEYFESKALEQQEAARNGTPKPDALIASKGHLSVSDLLDYISPDQDSKGSDAQRRQRRAKVLQVDDKIREENHVAILDNDQPNDILENSTPKMDGETEMRGVTQLEVGRLHPQETEENDDVSKSGMRITNKVDEETISDEGWQEANTKGRSGNTATGRKPGRRKPVLAKLNVRSETSNFRESRHGREIIAHAQHVPPKTIPSELSPLKHSRAAQPSPSKVSSIPAPHTTMASKSLSYKEVALAPPGTVLKPLSDEALELNAEKPETQMCNSLPETSMVEESKSNSMVEASINNETEETQANSTHLENNGLEIEEKVMKQTNVSKLSAAAEPFNPGPMSVTHPLNSVAVTSVYDVRASQGMLSEAALPPVVARAPCGPRSPLYYRSKDSFRIRHGFLKFRAPMKERIGSGPPRIMNPNAPEFVPRRGWQINHVHAGTVQVQPESDTSLEIPSQAEDEKLNEKSYNNLNNGTFKKSVSESEKSELARQILLSFIVKSVQHNMDPEGASEDSEKKNEFVSENYSDAIENDSAIIKIHYGNEGKTEVASQSSNSEQKQVIDINSEKNGDGEGFTVVKKRRKNRQQLPNGVTGLNNQQSICASVR, encoded by the exons ATGGCCCCAAAATCAGGTAGAGGTAAGACTAACAGAGCCAagggagagaagaagaaaaaggaagagaaag TTGTGCCTAGTGTTATTGACATCACAGTCATAACCCCATATGAGACGCAAGTAATTCTCAAG GGTATCTCCACTGACAAGATACTGGATGTGAAGAAGCTATTGGCTGTGAATGTAGACACATGCCATCTTACAAACTATTCTTTATCTCATGAG GTTAAAGGCCAAAGGTTGAATGATAGAGTAGAGGTTGCGACTCTGAAACCTTGCGTGCTGAAAATGGTTGAAG AGGACTACATTGAAGAAGCCCAAGTTGTGGCCCATGTTCGGAGGCTATTGGATCTTGTGGCCTGCACTACTAAGTTTGCGAAGCCCAAACGATCACCCTCGACTCCAGACTCCAAGACCAAGAAAAGTAACAGTAGGCCCACGACCCAACAAACCAGGAATTCGGGCCCACAACAAAAGGCGCCGGATGGCGGCGACGTGAATTCACGGCTGCCGCAACCGGAGGCGGGCGTATCGGCGATATCGGAGAGCCTGGGTATGGCGCCAATCCACCCGACGCCGAAGCTTTCCGATTTCtatgatttcttttctttttctcacctCTCCCCTCCTATCTTAC ATTTCAAGAGATGTGAGGATGTAGAAGAGAGGCGGGATGCAGATTATTTTCAGATGAAG ATTAAGATATGCAATGGAAAACAGATACAAGTGGTTGCATCCGTAAAAGGGTTTTATACGGTTGGAAAACAGTTTCTACACAGCCATTCACTGGTTGATCTTCTGCAACAGCTCAGTCAAGCTTTTGCAAAT GCATATGAATCCTTGATGAAAGCTTTTATCGAACACAATAAG TTTGGTAATCTACCATATGGATTTCGAGCAAATACTTGGCTTGCCCTTCCTCCTGTTATTGACTCTCCATCAAATTTCCCATCCCTACCAACAGAAGATGAAAACTGGGGTGGAAATGGTGGAGGCCAGGGAAGAAATGATGAATATGATCATCAACCATGGGCTACGGATTTTGCAATATTGGCTAGCCTTCCTTGCAAAACTGAGGAGGAGAGGGTAGTTAGAGACCGGAAAGCCTTTTTGGTTCATAGTAAATTTGTTGATGTGTCAATCCTCAAAGCTGCAGCAGCAATACGTCGTTTCATCGATTCCAATTTGAAGGCAAAGGTTACAAACAATCTCTCCCCTAGATCGGTTTTGCATAAGGATCTTGTGGGAGACTTGTCCATCGTAATTAAACATGATGCAGTAGATGCAAGCTCAAAGTCTGATGATAAAGTTAATGATGAATTATCTGCTGTTTCTGCTAAGGAATGTATAAAGAAGAGTTTGTTGAAGGGTTTAACTGCTGACGAGAGTGTAAATGTTCGT GATACTTCATCTTTGGGTGTTGTCAATGTAAGACATTGTGGGTACAATGCAACAGTAAAAGTTGTAGGCAATGTGAAGAGAAGGAAGCTTGAGGGTCaagatattgaaattgatgatCAGCCAGATGGAGGAGCAAATTCTCTTAATCTTAACAG CTTGAGGGTTCTCCTTCACAAGTTTAATGCTGAATCACCAATAGGTAGCCCACCTGATTTGGATAGTTTGGAAGCCTCGAGGTGTCTGGTTCGAGGAGTAATCAAAGAGAGCTTGAAAAAGTTAGAAGACAAGCCTGACATACCAGAACGATCTATTAGATGGGAACTTGGTTCCTGTTGGGTGCAGCATCTACAAAAGCAGGACACAGAAACTGAAAATAATTCAAAGAATCCTGGGAATGATAATGATGCTGAACTAGCTGTAAAAGGACTTgggaaaaaatttaaacttctGAAGAAGAGGGAAAAGAAAACAGGCGATCAAAGTAATACATGTAATATGGAAGAGCTTGATGTTAGTTCTAGCAGCCATGAGGGATTAGTTAAGGAAGAGCTAAACAATGCCGAGGAGTTTAGCAGTGAAGCAGATTTGAAAGAACTTATTTCTGAAGATGCCTTCTTGAGACTGAAGGAAACTGGAACCAATCTTCATCTGAAG TCAGCAGATGAACTTATCAAGTTGGCACACAAATATTACGATGAAGTTGCCTTACCAAAGCTg GTTACAGACTTTGGATCGCTTGAACTTTCTCCAGTTGATGGCCGTACACTAACAGACTTCATGCATTTAAGGGGACTGAAGATGCGATCTTTGGGTCGAGTG GCTGATCTTGCAGAGAAGCTTCCCCACATACAATCTCTTTGTATTCATGAGATGGTTACTCGAGCTTTCAAGCATATACTTAGAGCAGTCATAGCTTCTGTCGACAGTTTTTCGGACATACCTGCAGCAATAGCTGCATCCTTAAATTTTTTACTTGGACATCATGGGATCAGAAACACTGACCAAAATTTGAATGATGATCATGCCCTCAAATTTCAATGGTTAGagaaatttctatctagaaGATTTGGTTGGACACTGAAAGATGAATTTCCATACATGAGAAAGTTCTCAATTCTCCGAGGACTTTGCCATAAG GTTGGGTTGGAGTTGGTCCCTAGAGATTATGACGTGGAATCCCCAAAACCTTtcagaaaatatgatattattgGCTTGATCCCTGTGTGTAAG TATGTATCGTGCTCGTCAGCTGATGGACGGAACCTATTAGAATCGTCAAAAATTGCTCTTGATAAAGGAAAGCTAGAGGATGCTGTTAATTATGGCACTAAG GCACTAGCAAAGATGATAGCTGTTTGCGGTCCCTATCATCGAGCTACTGCAAGTGCTTACAGTCTTCTAGCCGTAGTTCTTTACCATACTGGCGATTTCAATCAg GCAACCATATATCAGCAAAAGGCTTTAGATATTAACGAGAGGGAACTTGGGCTTGACCATCCAGATACTATGAAAAGCTATGGGGATCTTTCAGTGTTTTATTATCGTCTTCAACACATTGAATTAGCTCTGAA GTATGTAAATCGTGCTTTATACCTTCTTCATTTTACGTGTGGACTATCTCACCCCAACACAGctgcaacatatataaatgtggCTATGATGGAAGAGGGCATGGGAAATGTTCATGTTGCTCTTAGATACCTGCATGAAgctcttaagtgcaaccaaagatTACTAGGATCCGATCATATACAA ACTGCTGCAAGTTATCATGCCATAGCAATAGCACTGTCATTGATGGAAGCATATTCACTTAGTGTGCAACATGAGCAAACTACACTCAAGATACTTCAAGCCAAACTAGGACCAGAAGATCTTCGTACTCAG GATGCAGCTGCATGGCTGGaatattttgaatcaaaagCACTCGAGCAGCAGGAAGCGGCTAGAAATGGAACGCCAAAGCCAGACGCATTAATTGCAAGCAAAGGTCACCTTAG TGTATCAGATCTTCTGGATTACATCAGTCCTGATCAAGATTCAAAAGGAAGTGATGCACAGAGGAGACAGCGACGTGCAAAG GTGTTGCAAGTGGATGATAAAATACGTGAAGAAAATCATGTTGCAATACTTGACAACGACCAGCCCAATGACATTTTAGAAAACAGTACACCTAAAATGGATGGTGAAACAGAAATGAGAGGTGTTACACAATTAGAGGTAGGCAGGCTTCATCCTCAAGAAACAGAAGAAAATGATGACGTTTCTAAGTCTGGGATGAGAATTACAAACAAAGTTGATGAAGAAACAATTTCAGACGAAGGTTGGCAAGAAGCCAATACAAAAGGCCGGTCAGGGAATACGGCTACTGGTCGAAAGCCAGGGAGAAGAAAGCCAGTCCTTGCAAAGCTAAACGTACGCAGTGAAACTTCAAATTTTAGAGAAAGCAGACATGGTCGAGAAATCATTGCACATGCACAACATGTTCCTCCAAAAACCATTCCTTCTGAGTTGTCTCCTCTGAAGCATTCAAGGGCCGCACAACCTTCTCCATCTAAGGTCTCCTCCATCCCAGCCCCTCATACTACCATGGCTTCAAAATCTTTATCTTACAAAGAAGTAGCTTTGGCACCACCAGGCACAGTTCTAAAGCCGTTATCAGATGAAGCATTAGAACTAAATGCTGAGAAACCAGAAACCCAGATGTGTAACAGTCTACCAGAGACATCAATGGTTGAAGAAAGCAAAAGTAATTCCATGGTCGAAGCAAGCATAAACAATGAAACAGAAGAAACTCAAGCAAATTCAACTCACTTGGAAAATAATGGCCTAGAAATTGAAGAGAAAGTGATGAAACAAACAAATGTAAGTAAGCTCTCTGCTGCAGCAGAACCATTCAATCCTGGGCCAATGTCTGTGACTCACCCTTTAAATTCAGTTGCAGTGACAAGTGTTTATGACGTGAGAGCTAGTCAAGGAATGCTTTCAGAGGCTGCTCTTCCCCCTGTTGTAGCTAGAGCTCCTTGTGGACCTAGATCACCTCTGTATTATAGAAGCAAGGATTCTTTCCGCATAAGACATGGGTTTCTGAAATTCCGAGCTCCAATGAAGGAAAGAATTGGATCTGGGCCACCAAGAATTATGAACCCGAATGCACCAGAGTTTGTTCCAAGGAGAGGTTGGCAAATAAATCATGTTCATGCAGGCACAGTACAAGTTCAACCTGAATCAGATACATCTTTAGAAATTCCTAGTCAAGCAGAGGACGAGAAACTGAATGAGAAATCTTATAACAATCTTAACAATGGTACTTTCAAAAAGAGTGTTTCGGAGTCTGAAAAGTCCGAGCTTGCAAGGCAGATTCTGCTAAGCTTCATTGTAAAGTCCGTCCAGCATAACATGGATCCTGAGGGTGCTTCTGAAGATAGTGAGAAGAAAAATGAGTTTGTTTCAGAAAATTATTCTGATGCAATAGAAAACGACAGTGCCATTATAAAAATTCACTATGGAAATGAAGGAAAAACGGAAGTGGCTTCTCAATCTAGTAATAGTGAGCAAAAACAAGTAATAGATATAAACAGCGAGAAAAATGGAGACGGTGAAGGATTCACAGTTGTTAAGAAGAGGAGAAAAAACCGGCAACAATTACCAAATGGGGTGACTGGTTTAAACAACCAGCAATCCATCTGTGCCTCTGTTCGTTGA
- the LOC107407512 gene encoding VQ motif-containing protein 11 encodes MHFFPLLFSCLFCSQRKSLSSLSSYIFHQNQNQKKKKTKRHFIIHHHRTMNSPTYGSDPVSPNTTYVQADPSTFRAVVQKLTGAPEDPSAQKLPLTLPSRFINPKPTTNEMGPRRSAFKLHERRQTTKKLELKLNANSATTIAGGRGTIINSPSSTTTSSSSCGGLFGRQMVMVSPVSPLELLTRGSPRTPVSPFPEEDRAIAEKGFFLHPSPLSTPRGSEPPELLPLFPLHSPRDHHDHNTTTTSTSTSS; translated from the coding sequence ATGCACTTCTTCCCGCTTTTGTTTTCTTGCCTTTTCTGCTCTCAGAGAAAATCTCTTTCAAGCCTTTCATCATACATCTTtcaccaaaaccaaaaccaaaaaaaaaaaaaaacaaaaaggcattTCATCATACATCACCACCGCACCATGAACTCGCCCACTTATGGATCCGACCCGGTTTCACCCAACACCACCTACGTTCAAGCTGACCCATCAACCTTCCGAGCAGTGGTTCAGAAACTAACAGGAGCACCCGAAGACCCATCAGCTCAGAAGCTCCCTCTCACACTCCCTTCTCGTTTCATCAATCCGAAACCCACGACCAACGAAATGGGGCCCCGAAGATCCGCTTTCAAGCTCCATGAACGGAGACAGACAACTAAGAAGCTGGAGCTCAAACTCAACGCCAACTCAGCCACCACCATCGCCGGCGGCAGAGGCACAATCATCAACAGCCCATCGTCGACGACGACTTCGTCATCTTCATGTGGTGGGTTGTTTGGTAGGCAGATGGTGATGGTTTCGCCGGTGTCGCCACTAGAGTTGTTGACGCGTGGGAGTCCAAGAACGCCGGTTTCGCCTTTTCCGGAGGAAGACAGAGCGATCGCCGAGAAGGGTTTCTTTTTGCATCCGAGTCCACTCAGTACACCCAGAGGGTCTGAACCGCCTGAGCTTCTTCCTTTGTTTCCTCTACATTCTCCTAGAGATCATCATGACCacaacaccaccaccacctccacctccactTCTTCTTAA
- the LOC107407746 gene encoding protein REDUCED CHLOROPLAST COVERAGE 3 isoform X2, whose translation MAPKSGRGKTNRAKGEKKKKEEKVVPSVIDITVITPYETQVILKGISTDKILDVKKLLAVNVDTCHLTNYSLSHEVKGQRLNDRVEVATLKPCVLKMVEEDYIEEAQVVAHVRRLLDLVACTTKFAKPKRSPSTPDSKTKKSNSRPTTQQTRNSGPQQKAPDGGDVNSRLPQPEAGVSAISESLGMAPIHPTPKLSDFYDFFSFSHLSPPILHFKRCEDVEERRDADYFQMKIKICNGKQIQVVASVKGFYTVGKQFLHSHSLVDLLQQLSQAFANAYESLMKAFIEHNKFGNLPYGFRANTWLALPPVIDSPSNFPSLPTEDENWGGNGGGQGRNDEYDHQPWATDFAILASLPCKTEEERVVRDRKAFLVHSKFVDVSILKAAAAIRRFIDSNLKAKVTNNLSPRSVLHKDLVGDLSIVIKHDAVDASSKSDDKVNDELSAVSAKECIKKSLLKGLTADESVNVRDTSSLGVVNVRHCGYNATVKVVGNVKRRKLEGQDIEIDDQPDGGANSLNLNSLRVLLHKFNAESPIGSPPDLDSLEASRCLVRGVIKESLKKLEDKPDIPERSIRWELGSCWVQHLQKQDTETENNSKNPGNDNDAELAVKGLGKKFKLLKKREKKTGDQSNTCNMEELDVSSSSHEGLVKEELNNAEEFSSEADLKELISEDAFLRLKETGTNLHLKSADELIKLAHKYYDEVALPKLVTDFGSLELSPVDGRTLTDFMHLRGLKMRSLGRVADLAEKLPHIQSLCIHEMVTRAFKHILRAVIASVDSFSDIPAAIAASLNFLLGHHGIRNTDQNLNDDHALKFQWLEKFLSRRFGWTLKDEFPYMRKFSILRGLCHKVGLELVPRDYDVESPKPFRKYDIIGLIPVCKYVSCSSADGRNLLESSKIALDKGKLEDAVNYGTKALAKMIAVCGPYHRATASAYSLLAVVLYHTGDFNQATIYQQKALDINERELGLDHPDTMKSYGDLSVFYYRLQHIELALKYVNRALYLLHFTCGLSHPNTAATYINVAMMEEGMGNVHVALRYLHEALKCNQRLLGSDHIQTAASYHAIAIALSLMEAYSLSVQHEQTTLKILQAKLGPEDLRTQDAAAWLEYFESKALEQQEAARNGTPKPDALIASKGHLSVSDLLDYISPDQDSKGSDAQRRQRRAKVLQVDDKIREENHVAILDNDQPNDILENSTPKMDGETEMRGVTQLEVGRLHPQETEENDDVSKSGMRITNKVDEETISDEGWQEANTKGRSGNTATGRKPGRRKPVLAKLNVRSETSNFRESRHGREIIAHAQHVPPKTIPSELSPLKHSRAAQPSPSKVSSIPAPHTTMASKSLSYKEVALAPPGTVLKPLSDEALELNAEKPETQMCNSLPETSMVEESKSNSMVEASINNETEETQANSTHLENNGLEIEEKVMKQTNLQ comes from the exons ATGGCCCCAAAATCAGGTAGAGGTAAGACTAACAGAGCCAagggagagaagaagaaaaaggaagagaaag TTGTGCCTAGTGTTATTGACATCACAGTCATAACCCCATATGAGACGCAAGTAATTCTCAAG GGTATCTCCACTGACAAGATACTGGATGTGAAGAAGCTATTGGCTGTGAATGTAGACACATGCCATCTTACAAACTATTCTTTATCTCATGAG GTTAAAGGCCAAAGGTTGAATGATAGAGTAGAGGTTGCGACTCTGAAACCTTGCGTGCTGAAAATGGTTGAAG AGGACTACATTGAAGAAGCCCAAGTTGTGGCCCATGTTCGGAGGCTATTGGATCTTGTGGCCTGCACTACTAAGTTTGCGAAGCCCAAACGATCACCCTCGACTCCAGACTCCAAGACCAAGAAAAGTAACAGTAGGCCCACGACCCAACAAACCAGGAATTCGGGCCCACAACAAAAGGCGCCGGATGGCGGCGACGTGAATTCACGGCTGCCGCAACCGGAGGCGGGCGTATCGGCGATATCGGAGAGCCTGGGTATGGCGCCAATCCACCCGACGCCGAAGCTTTCCGATTTCtatgatttcttttctttttctcacctCTCCCCTCCTATCTTAC ATTTCAAGAGATGTGAGGATGTAGAAGAGAGGCGGGATGCAGATTATTTTCAGATGAAG ATTAAGATATGCAATGGAAAACAGATACAAGTGGTTGCATCCGTAAAAGGGTTTTATACGGTTGGAAAACAGTTTCTACACAGCCATTCACTGGTTGATCTTCTGCAACAGCTCAGTCAAGCTTTTGCAAAT GCATATGAATCCTTGATGAAAGCTTTTATCGAACACAATAAG TTTGGTAATCTACCATATGGATTTCGAGCAAATACTTGGCTTGCCCTTCCTCCTGTTATTGACTCTCCATCAAATTTCCCATCCCTACCAACAGAAGATGAAAACTGGGGTGGAAATGGTGGAGGCCAGGGAAGAAATGATGAATATGATCATCAACCATGGGCTACGGATTTTGCAATATTGGCTAGCCTTCCTTGCAAAACTGAGGAGGAGAGGGTAGTTAGAGACCGGAAAGCCTTTTTGGTTCATAGTAAATTTGTTGATGTGTCAATCCTCAAAGCTGCAGCAGCAATACGTCGTTTCATCGATTCCAATTTGAAGGCAAAGGTTACAAACAATCTCTCCCCTAGATCGGTTTTGCATAAGGATCTTGTGGGAGACTTGTCCATCGTAATTAAACATGATGCAGTAGATGCAAGCTCAAAGTCTGATGATAAAGTTAATGATGAATTATCTGCTGTTTCTGCTAAGGAATGTATAAAGAAGAGTTTGTTGAAGGGTTTAACTGCTGACGAGAGTGTAAATGTTCGT GATACTTCATCTTTGGGTGTTGTCAATGTAAGACATTGTGGGTACAATGCAACAGTAAAAGTTGTAGGCAATGTGAAGAGAAGGAAGCTTGAGGGTCaagatattgaaattgatgatCAGCCAGATGGAGGAGCAAATTCTCTTAATCTTAACAG CTTGAGGGTTCTCCTTCACAAGTTTAATGCTGAATCACCAATAGGTAGCCCACCTGATTTGGATAGTTTGGAAGCCTCGAGGTGTCTGGTTCGAGGAGTAATCAAAGAGAGCTTGAAAAAGTTAGAAGACAAGCCTGACATACCAGAACGATCTATTAGATGGGAACTTGGTTCCTGTTGGGTGCAGCATCTACAAAAGCAGGACACAGAAACTGAAAATAATTCAAAGAATCCTGGGAATGATAATGATGCTGAACTAGCTGTAAAAGGACTTgggaaaaaatttaaacttctGAAGAAGAGGGAAAAGAAAACAGGCGATCAAAGTAATACATGTAATATGGAAGAGCTTGATGTTAGTTCTAGCAGCCATGAGGGATTAGTTAAGGAAGAGCTAAACAATGCCGAGGAGTTTAGCAGTGAAGCAGATTTGAAAGAACTTATTTCTGAAGATGCCTTCTTGAGACTGAAGGAAACTGGAACCAATCTTCATCTGAAG TCAGCAGATGAACTTATCAAGTTGGCACACAAATATTACGATGAAGTTGCCTTACCAAAGCTg GTTACAGACTTTGGATCGCTTGAACTTTCTCCAGTTGATGGCCGTACACTAACAGACTTCATGCATTTAAGGGGACTGAAGATGCGATCTTTGGGTCGAGTG GCTGATCTTGCAGAGAAGCTTCCCCACATACAATCTCTTTGTATTCATGAGATGGTTACTCGAGCTTTCAAGCATATACTTAGAGCAGTCATAGCTTCTGTCGACAGTTTTTCGGACATACCTGCAGCAATAGCTGCATCCTTAAATTTTTTACTTGGACATCATGGGATCAGAAACACTGACCAAAATTTGAATGATGATCATGCCCTCAAATTTCAATGGTTAGagaaatttctatctagaaGATTTGGTTGGACACTGAAAGATGAATTTCCATACATGAGAAAGTTCTCAATTCTCCGAGGACTTTGCCATAAG GTTGGGTTGGAGTTGGTCCCTAGAGATTATGACGTGGAATCCCCAAAACCTTtcagaaaatatgatattattgGCTTGATCCCTGTGTGTAAG TATGTATCGTGCTCGTCAGCTGATGGACGGAACCTATTAGAATCGTCAAAAATTGCTCTTGATAAAGGAAAGCTAGAGGATGCTGTTAATTATGGCACTAAG GCACTAGCAAAGATGATAGCTGTTTGCGGTCCCTATCATCGAGCTACTGCAAGTGCTTACAGTCTTCTAGCCGTAGTTCTTTACCATACTGGCGATTTCAATCAg GCAACCATATATCAGCAAAAGGCTTTAGATATTAACGAGAGGGAACTTGGGCTTGACCATCCAGATACTATGAAAAGCTATGGGGATCTTTCAGTGTTTTATTATCGTCTTCAACACATTGAATTAGCTCTGAA GTATGTAAATCGTGCTTTATACCTTCTTCATTTTACGTGTGGACTATCTCACCCCAACACAGctgcaacatatataaatgtggCTATGATGGAAGAGGGCATGGGAAATGTTCATGTTGCTCTTAGATACCTGCATGAAgctcttaagtgcaaccaaagatTACTAGGATCCGATCATATACAA ACTGCTGCAAGTTATCATGCCATAGCAATAGCACTGTCATTGATGGAAGCATATTCACTTAGTGTGCAACATGAGCAAACTACACTCAAGATACTTCAAGCCAAACTAGGACCAGAAGATCTTCGTACTCAG GATGCAGCTGCATGGCTGGaatattttgaatcaaaagCACTCGAGCAGCAGGAAGCGGCTAGAAATGGAACGCCAAAGCCAGACGCATTAATTGCAAGCAAAGGTCACCTTAG TGTATCAGATCTTCTGGATTACATCAGTCCTGATCAAGATTCAAAAGGAAGTGATGCACAGAGGAGACAGCGACGTGCAAAG GTGTTGCAAGTGGATGATAAAATACGTGAAGAAAATCATGTTGCAATACTTGACAACGACCAGCCCAATGACATTTTAGAAAACAGTACACCTAAAATGGATGGTGAAACAGAAATGAGAGGTGTTACACAATTAGAGGTAGGCAGGCTTCATCCTCAAGAAACAGAAGAAAATGATGACGTTTCTAAGTCTGGGATGAGAATTACAAACAAAGTTGATGAAGAAACAATTTCAGACGAAGGTTGGCAAGAAGCCAATACAAAAGGCCGGTCAGGGAATACGGCTACTGGTCGAAAGCCAGGGAGAAGAAAGCCAGTCCTTGCAAAGCTAAACGTACGCAGTGAAACTTCAAATTTTAGAGAAAGCAGACATGGTCGAGAAATCATTGCACATGCACAACATGTTCCTCCAAAAACCATTCCTTCTGAGTTGTCTCCTCTGAAGCATTCAAGGGCCGCACAACCTTCTCCATCTAAGGTCTCCTCCATCCCAGCCCCTCATACTACCATGGCTTCAAAATCTTTATCTTACAAAGAAGTAGCTTTGGCACCACCAGGCACAGTTCTAAAGCCGTTATCAGATGAAGCATTAGAACTAAATGCTGAGAAACCAGAAACCCAGATGTGTAACAGTCTACCAGAGACATCAATGGTTGAAGAAAGCAAAAGTAATTCCATGGTCGAAGCAAGCATAAACAATGAAACAGAAGAAACTCAAGCAAATTCAACTCACTTGGAAAATAATGGCCTAGAAATTGAAGAGAAAGTGATGAAACAAACAAAT TTGCAGTGA